The following coding sequences lie in one Methanobrevibacter millerae genomic window:
- a CDS encoding DUF126 domain-containing protein, giving the protein MIECRNIAKGKGKGELIVSSEPISFLGGVNPETGEIIDPNHELKGQIIKDKVLFIPGGKGSTVGSYVIFQMMKNNTAPKAIICLNAEPIIATGAIMSDIPMVDSPSETKDLVNGALVEVDGDEGIITIL; this is encoded by the coding sequence ATGATTGAATGTAGAAATATTGCTAAAGGTAAAGGAAAAGGAGAATTAATAGTCAGCTCTGAACCAATCAGTTTTCTTGGCGGAGTTAATCCCGAAACCGGCGAAATAATAGATCCGAATCATGAGCTTAAAGGCCAAATCATTAAGGATAAGGTTCTATTCATTCCCGGCGGAAAGGGCTCCACTGTAGGTTCTTACGTAATTTTCCAGATGATGAAGAACAATACGGCTCCAAAGGCAATAATATGTCTTAATGCAGAGCCTATAATAGCTACTGGAGCTATAATGTCAGATATTCCAATGGTCGATTCACCATCAGAAACCAAGGACCTGGTTAATGGCGCTTTGGTTGAAGTTGACGGCGATGAAGGAATTATTA